A genomic stretch from Pseudomonas alkylphenolica includes:
- a CDS encoding GntP family permease — protein sequence MSVIIALAALALLMLAAYRGYSVILFAPIAALGAVLLTDPSAVAPAFTGVFMEKMVGFIKLYFPVFLLGAVFGKLIELSGFSRSIVAAAIRLLGTRQAMLVIVLVCALLTYGGVSLFVVVFAVYPFAAEMFRQSNIPKRLIPATIALGAFSFTMDALPGTPQIQNIIPSTFFNTTAWAAPWLGLIGTLFVFCTGMLYLQRQRNKAQRAGEGYGSDLRNEPETAVDLKLPNPLLALSPLLLVGVMNLLFTHWIPAWYGKTHSLSLPGMSAPVQTDIAKLTAIWAVEAALLLGILLVLVAGFGAIRHRLAEGSKSAVSGALLAAMNTASEYGFGAVIASLPGFLVLADALRAIPNPLVNEAITVTLLAGITGSASGGMSIALAAMSDSFIAAANAANIPLEVLHRVAAMASGGMDTLPHNGAVITLLAVTGLTHREAYKDIFGITLIKTLAVFVVIATFYATGIV from the coding sequence ATGAGTGTGATCATCGCCCTGGCAGCCCTCGCGCTGCTGATGCTGGCTGCCTACCGTGGTTATAGCGTTATCCTCTTCGCCCCCATCGCCGCCCTCGGCGCGGTACTGCTCACCGACCCTTCTGCCGTGGCCCCGGCCTTCACCGGCGTATTCATGGAAAAGATGGTCGGTTTTATCAAGCTGTACTTTCCGGTGTTCCTGCTCGGTGCCGTATTCGGCAAACTGATCGAACTGTCCGGATTCTCCCGCTCGATCGTCGCCGCCGCCATCCGCCTGCTCGGCACCCGTCAGGCCATGCTGGTGATCGTGCTGGTCTGTGCACTGCTGACCTACGGCGGGGTGTCACTGTTCGTGGTGGTGTTTGCGGTCTATCCGTTTGCTGCCGAGATGTTCCGCCAGAGCAATATCCCCAAGCGCCTGATTCCGGCGACCATCGCCCTGGGTGCGTTTTCCTTCACCATGGATGCCTTGCCCGGCACCCCGCAGATCCAGAACATCATCCCCAGCACCTTCTTCAACACTACCGCCTGGGCGGCGCCCTGGCTGGGGCTGATCGGCACCCTGTTCGTGTTCTGCACCGGCATGCTCTACCTGCAGCGCCAGCGCAACAAGGCCCAACGCGCCGGCGAAGGCTACGGTTCAGACCTGCGCAACGAACCGGAAACCGCCGTCGACCTGAAACTGCCTAACCCGCTGCTGGCGCTCTCGCCACTGCTGTTGGTGGGGGTGATGAACCTGCTGTTCACCCACTGGATTCCGGCCTGGTACGGCAAGACCCACAGCCTCAGCCTGCCGGGCATGAGCGCGCCGGTACAGACCGATATCGCCAAGCTCACCGCCATCTGGGCGGTCGAGGCGGCGCTGCTGCTGGGCATTTTGCTGGTGCTGGTGGCCGGCTTTGGCGCGATCAGGCATCGCTTGGCCGAAGGCAGTAAAAGTGCGGTAAGCGGCGCACTGCTGGCGGCGATGAACACCGCCTCGGAATACGGTTTCGGTGCGGTGATCGCCTCGTTGCCAGGCTTTCTGGTGCTGGCCGATGCCTTGCGCGCGATCCCCAACCCGCTGGTCAATGAAGCGATTACCGTGACATTGCTGGCCGGCATCACCGGTTCCGCGTCCGGCGGTATGAGTATCGCCCTGGCAGCGATGTCCGACAGTTTCATCGCCGCCGCCAATGCCGCCAACATTCCGCTTGAAGTGCTGCACCGCGTAGCGGCCATGGCCAGTGGCGGCATGGATACCCTGCCGCACAACGGCGCGGTCATCACCCTGCTGGCGGTCACCGGCCTGACCCACCGCGAGGCCTACAAGGACATTTTCGGCATTACCCTGATCAAGACCCTGGCCGTGTTCGTGGTCATCGCCACCTTCTATGCTACCGGCATCGTTTAA
- the hbdH gene encoding 3-hydroxybutyrate dehydrogenase: protein MQLKGKTAVVTGSTSGIGLGIAHVLAKAGANLILNGFGDASAAIAEVAHHGTRVGHHPADLGDVKQIEDLFAYAERDFGGVDIQVNNAGIQHVAAVEDFPVERWDSIIAINLSAVFHGTRLVLPGMRQKNWGRIVNIASVHGQVGSTGKAAYVAAKHGVVGLTKVVGLETATSNITCNAICPGWVLTPLVQKQIDDRAAKGIDAQQAQHDLLAEKQPSLAFVTPEHLGELVLFLCSEAGSQVRGAAWNIDGGWLAQ, encoded by the coding sequence ATGCAACTCAAAGGCAAAACAGCAGTGGTTACCGGCTCCACCAGCGGCATCGGCCTGGGTATTGCCCATGTGTTGGCCAAGGCCGGCGCCAACCTGATCCTCAACGGCTTCGGCGACGCCAGTGCGGCCATCGCCGAGGTCGCCCACCACGGTACCCGGGTCGGCCATCACCCGGCCGATCTTGGTGATGTGAAACAGATCGAAGACCTGTTCGCGTACGCCGAGCGGGACTTTGGCGGCGTCGACATTCAGGTCAACAACGCCGGTATCCAGCACGTCGCCGCCGTCGAAGATTTCCCGGTGGAACGCTGGGACTCGATCATCGCCATCAACCTGTCTGCGGTGTTCCACGGCACCCGTTTGGTGCTGCCAGGCATGCGCCAGAAAAACTGGGGCCGGATCGTCAATATCGCCTCGGTGCATGGCCAGGTCGGCTCCACTGGCAAGGCGGCTTACGTTGCCGCCAAACACGGGGTGGTCGGGCTGACCAAGGTGGTGGGCCTGGAAACCGCCACCAGCAACATCACCTGCAATGCTATTTGTCCGGGCTGGGTACTGACGCCGTTGGTACAAAAACAGATTGATGACCGCGCCGCCAAGGGCATTGATGCACAACAAGCGCAGCACGATCTGCTGGCCGAGAAGCAGCCGTCATTGGCCTTTGTCACTCCCGAACATCTGGGTGAGCTGGTATTGTTCCTCTGTAGCGAGGCTGGCAGTCAGGTTCGTGGCGCCGCCTGGAACATCGATGGCGGCTGGCTGGCCCAATGA
- the eco gene encoding serine protease inhibitor ecotin, with product MRPIPFTALLTLTLAAGTSVQAASLKDVAPYPEAEKGFTRQVIHLPKQADESAFKLEVLAGKQLLVDCNRQRLGGTLEEKNLEGWGYNYYRLEKVMGPASTLMACPDTTKKEAFVPVVGDGFLLRYNSKLPVVVYVPEGVEVRYRIWSASDEVKKAIVE from the coding sequence ATGCGCCCAATCCCTTTCACTGCGCTGCTCACCCTGACCCTGGCGGCCGGTACGTCCGTACAGGCTGCCAGCCTCAAGGATGTCGCGCCTTATCCCGAGGCCGAAAAAGGCTTTACCCGCCAGGTCATCCACCTGCCGAAGCAAGCCGATGAGTCGGCGTTCAAACTGGAAGTCCTGGCCGGCAAGCAACTACTGGTCGACTGCAACCGCCAGCGCCTGGGTGGCACCCTCGAAGAGAAAAACCTCGAAGGCTGGGGCTACAACTACTACCGCCTGGAAAAAGTCATGGGCCCGGCTTCGACGCTGATGGCCTGCCCGGACACCACCAAGAAAGAAGCTTTCGTGCCGGTAGTCGGTGACGGTTTCCTGCTGCGTTACAACAGCAAGCTGCCCGTCGTGGTCTATGTACCAGAAGGCGTTGAAGTGCGTTACCGCATCTGGTCCGCCTCTGACGAAGTCAAGAAAGCTATAGTGGAATAA
- a CDS encoding acetoacetate--CoA ligase has translation MNQVLWRPSEARIQASRMDAFRREINRKYGLSLTDYEQLHRWSIDQRAAFWQTLADFFRVRWHQPAARVLDEGPQMPDARWFAGATLNFAEHLLRRRDAHPALVAVREDGERRIITHAELAAQVAGLQRSFQAAGIGVGDRVAACMPNTWQTLVAMLACTSLGAIWSCCSPEFGTHGIIDRFGQIQPKLLIACGGYQYAGKNIDQVDKINEVLAQLPSLEHLLAVPYSRAGTRTDEFHSTARVSLWDDFYQAGGEPQFTPLPFDQPLYILYSSGTTGVPKCIVHSAGGVLLQHLKEHGLHNDLGTDDVLFYYTTCGWMMWNWLVSGLAVGTTLVLYDGSPLHPGPERLLDLIDSERISAFGTSAKYLAALEHAHIQPRLSHRLDSLKLLLSTGSPLSPESYDYVYREFKADLCLASMSGGTDICSCFVIGNPVLPVRRGQIQCKSLGMAVEVWDDDGHALVGEKGELVCTRHFPALPLGFWNDPQAERFHAAYFSQFPGIWAQGDYAEQTPEGGMIIHGRSDAVLNPGGVRIGTAEIYRQVEKIDEVLESVAIGQRWQNDVRVVLFVRLREGLQLDEALKTRICQVIRSNTTPRHVPAVIAAVSDIPRTISGKIVELAIRNVVHGEPVKNTDALANPEALEQFRDRPELRDQA, from the coding sequence ATGAACCAAGTGCTCTGGCGCCCGAGCGAGGCGCGTATTCAGGCCAGTCGCATGGATGCCTTTCGCCGTGAGATCAACCGCAAGTACGGTCTGAGCTTGACCGACTACGAGCAGTTGCATCGCTGGAGCATCGACCAGCGTGCCGCGTTCTGGCAGACCCTTGCCGATTTCTTCCGGGTGCGCTGGCATCAGCCTGCCGCCCGGGTCCTCGACGAAGGCCCGCAGATGCCCGATGCGCGCTGGTTCGCCGGTGCCACGCTGAACTTCGCCGAACACCTGCTGCGTCGCCGCGATGCGCATCCGGCGTTGGTCGCGGTACGTGAAGATGGCGAGCGGCGAATCATCACCCATGCCGAGCTGGCCGCACAGGTCGCAGGCCTGCAGCGCAGCTTCCAGGCTGCAGGCATTGGCGTTGGCGATCGCGTGGCGGCCTGCATGCCCAACACCTGGCAAACCCTGGTGGCCATGCTCGCCTGTACCAGCCTGGGGGCCATCTGGTCTTGCTGCTCACCGGAGTTCGGCACCCACGGCATCATTGACCGCTTCGGCCAGATCCAGCCCAAGCTGCTGATAGCCTGTGGCGGTTATCAATACGCTGGCAAAAACATCGACCAGGTCGACAAAATCAACGAGGTGCTGGCGCAGTTGCCCAGCCTTGAACACTTGCTGGCAGTGCCGTACAGCCGTGCCGGTACGCGCACCGACGAATTTCACAGTACTGCCCGCGTCAGTCTGTGGGACGATTTCTATCAAGCCGGTGGTGAACCGCAGTTCACCCCGCTGCCCTTCGACCAGCCGCTGTACATTCTTTACTCCAGCGGCACCACGGGCGTGCCCAAGTGCATCGTGCACAGTGCCGGCGGTGTGTTGCTGCAGCACTTGAAGGAACACGGCCTGCACAACGACCTGGGCACGGACGACGTGCTGTTCTACTACACCACCTGCGGCTGGATGATGTGGAACTGGCTGGTCAGTGGCCTGGCGGTAGGCACCACGCTGGTGCTCTACGACGGCTCGCCGTTGCATCCCGGCCCCGAGCGTTTGCTCGACCTGATCGACAGCGAACGGATCAGCGCCTTCGGTACCAGCGCCAAGTACCTGGCGGCGCTGGAACACGCGCATATCCAGCCACGCCTGAGTCATCGCCTGGACTCTCTCAAGTTGTTGCTGTCTACCGGTTCGCCGCTGTCACCGGAAAGCTATGACTACGTGTACCGTGAGTTCAAGGCCGACCTGTGCCTGGCCTCGATGTCTGGCGGTACCGACATCTGTTCCTGCTTTGTCATCGGCAACCCGGTGTTGCCGGTGCGGCGCGGGCAGATCCAGTGCAAGAGCCTGGGCATGGCCGTGGAGGTCTGGGACGATGACGGTCATGCCCTGGTTGGCGAAAAAGGCGAGCTGGTCTGCACCCGGCATTTCCCGGCGCTGCCCCTGGGCTTCTGGAACGACCCGCAGGCCGAGCGCTTCCATGCTGCCTATTTCAGCCAGTTCCCGGGTATCTGGGCCCAGGGCGACTATGCCGAACAGACGCCTGAAGGCGGCATGATCATTCACGGCCGCTCGGACGCGGTGCTCAATCCTGGCGGCGTGCGTATCGGCACTGCGGAAATCTACCGCCAGGTAGAGAAAATCGACGAGGTGCTGGAGAGCGTCGCCATTGGCCAACGCTGGCAAAACGATGTACGCGTGGTGCTGTTCGTGCGTTTGCGTGAAGGCCTGCAACTGGACGAGGCATTAAAGACACGGATTTGCCAGGTGATCCGCAGTAATACCACCCCGCGCCATGTACCGGCGGTGATCGCTGCGGTCAGCGATATCCCCCGCACCATCAGCGGCAAGATCGTCGAGCTGGCGATTCGCAACGTGGTGCATGGAGAGCCTGTGAAAAACACCGACGCCCTGGCCAACCCCGAGGCCCTCGAACAATTTCGTGACCGCCCGGAGCTGCGTGATCAGGCATAA
- a CDS encoding peptidylprolyl isomerase, producing MKAQARHILVKTAEEAEQLKQRIAKGEAFDVLAKKYSTCPSGKRGGDLGEVRPGQMVGAIDQVIFKKPLRVVHGPIKSKFGYHLVQVFYRD from the coding sequence ATGAAAGCACAGGCCCGGCATATTCTGGTCAAGACCGCCGAAGAAGCCGAACAGCTCAAGCAACGGATCGCCAAAGGTGAGGCGTTCGACGTGCTGGCCAAAAAGTACTCGACCTGCCCGTCGGGCAAGCGCGGTGGTGACCTGGGCGAAGTGCGTCCAGGGCAGATGGTCGGCGCCATCGACCAGGTGATTTTCAAGAAACCGCTGCGCGTCGTGCACGGTCCGATCAAGAGCAAGTTCGGCTATCACCTGGTTCAGGTGTTCTACCGCGACTAA
- a CDS encoding DUF1652 domain-containing protein, with translation MLSTLELRNIIESSFLPTRCQCTQAADRSLTVKVFDRSCERVDLLVTGISAEQLTSSRALSNLIVGLRNNLADQRQLHAGRRNDSL, from the coding sequence ATGCTCTCGACCCTGGAATTGCGCAACATCATCGAAAGCAGTTTCTTACCCACTCGCTGCCAGTGCACGCAGGCTGCCGACCGTTCGTTGACCGTCAAGGTGTTCGATCGCAGTTGCGAGCGGGTCGACTTGCTGGTGACCGGTATTAGCGCCGAACAGCTGACCAGCAGCCGGGCGCTTTCCAACCTGATCGTCGGCTTGCGCAACAACCTCGCTGACCAGCGCCAGCTCCACGCCGGGCGACGCAACGATAGCCTTTAG
- a CDS encoding LysE family translocator, with product MDLSLLALFVPACFALNMAPGPNNLLSLNNASRYGLRIACVAGVGRLLAFAGMIVLAAMGLAVVLHTSEYLFLTIKLLGAAYLFYIAWQLWHAPVAAASVSAERQAAGTLRLARQEFLVAAGNPKAILIFTAFLPQFVQVSSPMPVSEQFAWLGGLFLVLEWLAIAIYAWLGAYLQRWFNQPGPRRLFNRVSATLLGCAGLGLLAARRA from the coding sequence ATGGACCTTTCTTTACTCGCACTGTTCGTTCCTGCCTGTTTCGCGCTGAACATGGCGCCGGGGCCGAACAATCTGCTGTCACTGAACAATGCCAGCCGCTACGGCCTGCGCATTGCCTGTGTGGCCGGCGTCGGGCGCTTGCTGGCGTTTGCCGGGATGATCGTGCTGGCGGCCATGGGGCTGGCGGTGGTGCTGCATACCAGCGAGTACCTGTTCCTGACCATCAAGCTGCTCGGCGCCGCCTATCTGTTCTACATCGCCTGGCAACTGTGGCACGCACCGGTGGCTGCTGCGAGTGTCAGTGCCGAGCGCCAGGCCGCCGGTACGCTGCGTCTGGCACGTCAGGAGTTTCTGGTCGCCGCTGGCAATCCCAAGGCGATACTGATCTTCACCGCGTTCCTGCCGCAGTTCGTCCAGGTTTCCAGCCCTATGCCGGTTTCCGAGCAGTTTGCCTGGCTGGGCGGTTTGTTCCTGGTCCTGGAGTGGCTGGCGATTGCGATCTATGCCTGGCTTGGCGCCTATCTGCAGCGCTGGTTCAACCAGCCGGGGCCACGGCGCTTGTTCAACCGGGTCAGTGCAACCCTGCTCGGTTGCGCCGGGCTCGGTCTGTTGGCGGCGCGCCGGGCCTAG
- a CDS encoding transposase, producing the protein MYPPNRRSYTDEFKAQAVALAETVGRTEAARQLEMSVKTLDNWVDASRKGLPLSSPERQPVTKESSELARLRAENAELKMEREILKKAAVFFAKESR; encoded by the coding sequence ATGTACCCACCAAATCGCCGTAGCTACACCGACGAATTCAAGGCCCAAGCTGTTGCACTGGCTGAAACGGTCGGCAGAACCGAAGCCGCTCGTCAGCTAGAGATGTCTGTTAAGACGCTGGATAACTGGGTCGATGCGTCACGCAAAGGTCTTCCGTTGAGTTCACCAGAGCGTCAACCTGTTACCAAGGAGAGCAGCGAGCTGGCGCGATTACGGGCCGAGAATGCTGAACTCAAAATGGAGCGTGAAATCCTAAAAAAGGCGGCGGTATTCTTTGCCAAAGAGTCCAGGTGA
- a CDS encoding IS3 family transposase, producing MRYAFVAKERAQFPVRLLCRVLGVSASGFYDYLNRPVRPDPDKQIRIDLRRIHAASRSTYGRPRLVEALRQIPHRVGHKRVTRLMHEEGIHGKPKARFRPQTTDSRHFQPVARNVLDRQFSVQSANPAWVSDITYISTREGWLYLAVVLSIQTRQVLGYSLADRMPDDLVERAFINAWNASLGPSGVVFHSDQGRQYTSSKFRQALAEKGFTQSMSRKGNCWDNAVAESFFATLKKEEASGVYQSKRLAYGAIASYIHGFYNSSRLHSALGYRSPNAYAKGLKQKP from the coding sequence GTGAGATACGCCTTCGTCGCTAAAGAGCGGGCTCAGTTCCCGGTGCGTTTGTTGTGCCGGGTGTTGGGCGTGTCAGCTTCAGGATTTTACGATTACCTAAACCGCCCGGTTCGCCCAGATCCAGACAAACAGATTCGAATTGATCTGCGCAGGATCCATGCCGCCAGTCGAAGCACCTATGGGCGGCCACGGTTGGTCGAGGCATTGCGTCAGATACCTCATCGAGTCGGCCACAAACGGGTTACGCGGCTGATGCACGAGGAAGGTATCCATGGCAAACCCAAGGCTCGCTTCCGGCCCCAGACCACGGACAGTCGCCACTTCCAGCCTGTCGCACGCAATGTGCTTGACCGTCAGTTTTCGGTACAGAGCGCCAATCCAGCCTGGGTGAGCGACATCACCTACATTTCAACCCGAGAAGGCTGGCTGTACCTGGCGGTGGTCTTAAGCATCCAGACCCGCCAGGTGCTGGGCTACAGCTTGGCGGACAGGATGCCGGATGATTTGGTTGAGCGCGCATTTATCAACGCTTGGAACGCCAGTTTGGGGCCTTCTGGGGTTGTGTTCCATTCCGACCAGGGACGCCAATATACGAGCAGCAAATTTCGCCAAGCATTGGCCGAAAAAGGCTTTACGCAGAGCATGAGCCGCAAAGGAAACTGCTGGGACAATGCCGTCGCTGAAAGCTTTTTCGCTACGCTTAAGAAGGAAGAAGCAAGCGGGGTCTATCAGAGCAAGAGGCTAGCTTATGGGGCAATCGCGAGCTACATCCATGGTTTCTACAACAGCAGTCGGCTGCATTCGGCGTTGGGTTATCGTTCACCGAACGCTTATGCAAAGGGCTTGAAGCAGAAACCCTAA
- a CDS encoding metallophosphoesterase, with amino-acid sequence MSRVERFAINKRGRDYAVGDIHGHFQRLQVQLAAIGFDPAVDRLFSVGDLVDRGPECPQALHWLEQPWFHAVQGNHEALAVTHVSGGWLDYGQYRAAGGGWFLDLPASEQARFAERFARMPLALQVETSAGLVGLVHADCPCASWSELCEQLQTQPAFELQDYCQWSRRRLQVDDERPIAGLRALIVGHTPLHAMRVLGNIWHIDTGGWSRGHFSLLALDTLSLVNATTGE; translated from the coding sequence TTGAGCAGGGTTGAGCGGTTTGCCATCAACAAGCGGGGACGCGATTATGCCGTGGGTGATATTCACGGACATTTTCAGCGTCTGCAGGTACAACTGGCGGCCATCGGTTTCGATCCCGCCGTCGATCGCTTGTTCAGCGTCGGCGACCTGGTGGACCGCGGCCCGGAGTGCCCGCAGGCGTTGCACTGGCTGGAACAGCCCTGGTTTCACGCGGTGCAAGGCAACCACGAGGCGCTGGCGGTGACGCATGTCAGCGGTGGCTGGCTGGATTACGGTCAGTACCGGGCGGCGGGCGGCGGCTGGTTTCTTGACCTGCCCGCCAGCGAGCAGGCACGTTTCGCCGAGCGTTTTGCGCGCATGCCGTTGGCGCTTCAGGTCGAGACGTCCGCCGGGCTGGTCGGTCTGGTACACGCCGATTGCCCTTGTGCCAGCTGGTCCGAGTTGTGCGAGCAACTGCAGACGCAGCCAGCGTTCGAGCTTCAGGACTATTGCCAGTGGTCGCGGCGTCGGCTGCAAGTGGATGATGAGCGGCCGATTGCCGGCCTGCGCGCATTGATCGTGGGGCACACCCCCCTTCATGCAATGCGCGTGCTGGGCAATATCTGGCATATCGATACCGGCGGCTGGTCCCGTGGCCATTTCAGTCTGTTGGCGCTGGACACGCTCAGCCTAGTCAACGCCACAACGGGTGAATGA
- a CDS encoding DUF3016 domain-containing protein gives MRPALTFVALSLLASSSLAQTPPAASVEVNYDKPEHFRDASLDSNGYERGADEHVMKELRSYLQTLGKRYLPPGQTLRIDIRDIDLAGRYEPWHAQAYTIRFMRDITWPSIDLHYVLSQQGQLLNQADAHLTDKFYLQRPGRSATSDRLYAEKAMLEEWFRKQFGVQRPTSS, from the coding sequence ATGCGCCCTGCCCTGACCTTTGTCGCCCTGAGCCTGTTGGCTTCAAGCAGCCTGGCTCAAACGCCACCGGCCGCCTCGGTCGAGGTCAACTACGACAAACCCGAACACTTTCGTGATGCCAGCCTCGACTCCAATGGCTATGAACGCGGCGCCGACGAGCATGTCATGAAAGAGCTGCGCAGTTATCTGCAGACACTGGGCAAGCGCTATCTGCCACCCGGCCAGACACTGCGCATCGACATCCGCGACATCGACCTGGCCGGCCGCTACGAACCTTGGCACGCCCAGGCCTACACGATACGTTTCATGCGCGACATCACCTGGCCCAGTATTGACCTGCACTACGTACTCTCGCAACAAGGTCAGCTGTTAAACCAGGCCGATGCTCACCTGACAGACAAGTTCTACCTGCAGCGTCCAGGCCGTAGTGCCACCAGCGACCGGTTGTATGCGGAAAAAGCCATGCTCGAAGAGTGGTTCCGCAAACAGTTTGGCGTACAGCGCCCGACCTCTTCCTGA